The Plasmodium knowlesi strain H genome assembly, chromosome: 14 region AGGCAAATTGTAGTTCcataaaaatgttctttGTAGTTCTTTTCTACCTTTCAGAATAGCACAAAAGagtaaaggtttttttttttttttaagagccTCTGCCCGTGTCAGATATTATAAGGAGAGTCTCCTATATGCAAAGGAACATTCGCACAGTTCTGCATCGCGATACAGTTTAGTCTCATTTACAGATAGCGTGAGCGGAACTCTGGAGAGAGTCTGCCGTAACTGCCATTGTTGTTGAGTAAGCATCGAGGAAGTGGCTCCCCGTGAGTAGCACAAGAAGCGAAACGAATAAGAAGGAGTGGCGGCCTGCTCGTCCGCGAGGAAAATAGTCGCAAAAGTGGTAACCACGTAAGATAACGGCGCAACGCAATGGGGGAACTACTTTCAATAAAGAATCTGTTCATATGCTCGAGCGAAAGGAGCGTGGAGGAGCTGCGAGCTGCCATGGAGGGCCTGctgaaaaaggagaggacGGAAGGTGCAGGGGGAGAGGAAGGCACAGAAGATGCAAAgcagggagggaaaaagtaCGAAATGATTAAGGATTACATGGACGCaaataaaaacaacattctccattttgcaaTTTACGGAAATAATATGAAGAACGTCAAATTTATAATCGAAAACACAAATTTAATAAATAGCATAAATAATGAAGAGCAAAATGGATTGATAATTAGTGTCCTCAACAGAAATACAGAAATCTCAAAATATTTAATTGAACaaaatattaattataaTCAGAAGGACAAGCATATGGCAAATTCTTTACTCTACAGTTTGATCACACAGAATTATGAAATTTTCAACACacttttggaaaaagaaaatatagacATCAATGTTAACAGTtttgaaaaggggaatttATTAAGTGTATCAATATTTGAAAGGAATATACAtgtattgaaaaaattatttaataaatttatttGTCCTTTTGTTCAGGAAAGTGTATATCCTCACCCTCTTCTTTATATCACGTATAGTAATGACAATGACTTGTTGTTCCTTTATTTAACCTATTGTTTGTATTACTCTACCAAGGATGATACACTTTATGagataaacaaattaaattttGATCATACGAAGGAGGAGATTTACATCGATTTGGACCATCCAGAGGTAATTCGTTCCATTTTGGAGAATTCCAAATATGACCTAAGCGCTTTTAAAGATATATTAAATATGACAGACGAAAATGGCACTACTTTGTTTAGCACGTGTGTACATAATGGGAATCCCcttgggaaaaatattttcgacTACTTCAGAGCCTCATCGTAATGCTTGCCACAAGAGAGGTAGAAAATTGGAGTGGCCATTCTTTGTCCCCCTTTTGAATCCATACACACTATGCCATTAGTGTAGGCCATGTCAATTGTGTAGGCCATGTCAATCGTGTAGGCCATGTCAATCGTGTGCGCCATGTCAGCGGTGTACGCCATATCAGCGGTGTACGCCATATCAGCGGTGTGCGCATTTGCTTCAAAATTCTCTCATCAGTTATTCGTTGCCCAGATGGAATGTAGGAGAGCATTCCTGCCACATTGataccaatttttttttgcatttttttttttcccccatttttttgcgA contains the following coding sequences:
- a CDS encoding ankyrin-repeat protein, putative translates to MGELLSIKNLFICSSERSVEELRAAMEGLLKKERTEGAGGEEGTEDAKQGGKKYEMIKDYMDANKNNILHFAIYGNNMKNVKFIIENTNLINSINNEEQNGLIISVLNRNTEISKYLIEQNINYNQKDKHMANSLLYSLITQNYEIFNTLLEKENIDINVNSFEKGNLLSVSIFERNIHVLKKLFNKFICPFVQESVYPHPLLYITYSNDNDLLFLYLTYCLYYSTKDDTLYEINKLNFDHTKEEIYIDLDHPEVIRSILENSKYDLSAFKDILNMTDENGTTLFSTCVHNGNPLGKNIFDYFRASS